DNA from Quercus lobata isolate SW786 chromosome 1, ValleyOak3.0 Primary Assembly, whole genome shotgun sequence:
CTTAGTCAAAATAGTTACTCTTGCCGGAGTTGTGGCAGGTGGGTGTGTGGGAAATGTATCCGGGGGGGCTATGAGCTTCCGGTTGTTGAATTGGGTAGTGGTGGGAGTATGAGTATTAAGCGGTGCAAGCTTTGTAGTGGAAAGGGTGCAGAAGATGTTATTACAGGGAGGAAGGGTGGTGGTAGTAGTAAGAAAGTGCATCCTGCTGTGTCTCCGCTAGAGAGCCCGCGAGAGAGTCCTgagccaccatcaccaccaccaccaccaccttttttttgtagtagTGGTGAAGGAATCAGGAGCGAATCTATTCGGCGTGATCGACTTGCTCACTATCTTGAAACCCGGGAATATGGGTATTCGCCAAATACAATGATCAGCAGCAGGAGCATGATGATGCTGTCCTCTTTTAGCGGTCACCCATCTCCTGAATCTGTTCGTCGATCTCCCTACAGGTAATCCCACATGGTTATTCGTGCTTTTGAAAGTTTGTTTAGTTAGATGAAGTTAAAAGGTTATTAGAGTTTGCTATATGTTTTACCTATAAGTGAAATGAGTTTTCGTATTGTTGTTTGCTTTGTAAATGTGTACTACcaaagataattgaattttatttgagTATCCTTGATGTTATTATTATCTTGTCAATAGTCCTATTTTGTAAGACAAACTAATGTGTTGATACTTtagaactcaaaattttgacataTGATTCCCTTGTGTCACGAAAACAATCCCATTCTCTTTTATTAAAGTCAATTTGTCAACGTGTGAGAAAATCTCTATTTACTAATGTAGGAGTGATGAAGACGAAGCAGAGGATTCTGGGAAGCAATTTTTCAGCCCATCAAGTGAATACTGTCATGATAACTCAGATATAGATTCAAGTAGTCTTAGAGCTAGACATGAGTTTTACAGTTGTAGGTCAGTGGGATCAAGCCCTTCAGACAGCCCCTCTAGGATTAATTTTACTTCTAATAGAGTTGGGAATTCTGTACAGCAGGGGCAAGAGGGAAGCCCTTATTCTCAGAATGTTGGTCCCTTTAATCAACCAATCCTGGCTATTTTGAGAAAGCCTGATTTAGGGTCTGAGGATCCAGATAACAATGATGATTGCTCTGATGACTTGGCAATTTTTCGGAACCAGAATGAGAAGTCTGAAAGGCCATTGGATTTTGAAAACAATGGTCTTATCTGGTTTCCCCCACTGCCTGATGATGAAAATGATGAGGCGGAGAGTAATTTCTTTTCATAcgacgacgatgatgatgatattgggGATTCAGGTGCAATGTTCTCGTCCAGTAGCAGCCTTGTTAGTGTGTTTCCagcaaaggaaaaacaaaatgagGGTAATAAGGAACCTCTCAGGGCAGTGGTACATGGGCATTTTAGGGCTCTTGTGTCACAGCTCTTACAGGGGGAGGGTATTAAAGTGGGCAAAGAGAATGATGTTGAGGACTGGCTCAACATAGTTACAACATTAGCATGGCAAGCAGCAAATTTTGTTAAACCAGATACTAGCAGAGGAGGCAGCATGGATCCTGTTGATTATGTAAAGGTTAAATGTGCAGCATCAGGAAGTCCGAGTGAGAGGTATGATGTGTTTAAGGTTTTTCAGATACTCATTTTATAAATAGTTCAGATCCTTTCCTTTGCAGGTCTATGCCATTAAATTTGTGGATTTGTTGTGTGCAGCACCCTTATAAAGGGAGTAGTTTGTACCAAAAATATCAAGCACAAGCGCATGACCTCGCAATACAAAAATCCCAGATTACTTCTTTTAGGAGGAGCCCTTGAATACCAGAAAGTTCCAAATGAGTTGGCTTCTTTCGATACATTACTACAgcaggtttttatttttcatttttaatgcaCTGGTCCCTTTATTCGTGCAGTGAAATAAAAAGTTATAGGGATGAACTACTGAGCTTTGCTTTTTTGACAGGAAAAGGATCATCTCAAGATgattatttcaaaaattgagaCTCTTCGACCAAACGTTCTGCTGGTAGAAAAAAGCGTATCTTCATATGCCCAAGAACAACTGCTAGCTAGGGAAATCTCGTTAGTGTTGAATGTTAAGAGGCCATTACTGGAGCGTATAGCACAGTGTACTGGTGCTATTATTACTCCATCAATTGATAAAATATCTACAGCGCGGTTGGGACATTGTGAACTGTTCCGGTTAGTGAGAGTGTCTGAAGAACATGAGACTGCAAATCAGTTCAACAAAAAACCATCTAAAACCTTGATGTTTTTTGAAGGTTGTCCTAGGCGCTTAGGTTGCACggtaatattttctatttaggAAAGAGCATGcttcctctctctcttatttttatttatttatttattttttgcgtGTTAAATTGATTGGGGCTATCTGCCAGTATTTCAAGCTGTCCCACTTTTATTGGTATTGCCTTATGATTGGAATTTCCATGTATTGGTTAAGTCCATACTCCATAGTATGAAAATAATAGGTTCTGTCTCTGATCAGATTGTTGTGGTTCATTTGCAGGTCTTGCTGAAGGGCACATGTCGTGACGAACTAAAGAAAGTTAAACATGTTGTTCAATATGCAGTGTTTGCAGCCTATCATTTATCTCTTGAGACATCCTTTCTTGCTGATGAGGGTGCTAGTCTGCCTAAGATGACCCTTAAACACTCAATTTCTGTACCGGAGAGAACAACAACGCCTGATCTAGCTATTTCTGTAGTCCCTAATTCTCTTGCTTCAACCAGTTGCCCAGCATTGACTGATGACTCTGTTCAAGATGAAGAAATCGTGGGTCTCAATCCAGAAATTGAAGGATTGGAATTATTGGGTAGGCATCTTGATCCTGTTCATCCAACTGGTTCCATGAACTGTAGGGTTGGAAATGCACCAACTGATGCATGCTATGATGATATAGCATCTTGTGTGGGTTTGGAGTCTTGCACTTTAAATCAGTGTGAGGACTTTAAAGGGCCCAGAGTGTTTCCTTCTGTTATGAGAAATCTTTCCCAACAAGAACCACAAGAATCAATGGCCCAAGATGAGACGCTTGCTGGGGAGATGAATGGATCTACAAGATCTGAAAGGGCTGATGAAAACGAAGTCTCTAGTGAATACTTTTCAGCCGCTGAAACTCACCAGAGTATATTGGTATCATTTTCAAGCCATTGTGTGCTGAAAGGAATTGTATGTGAACGCTCTCGGCTCCTGCGCATAAAGTTTTATGGTTGTTTTGATAAGCCTCTAGGGAGATATCTGCGTGATGACCTGTTTGTCCAGGTAAATCTTTTGGGTTTCCTTTGGTTTAAACTTcaattatttattctcttttaCTAAATTTCAGTTATAAAGTGGAATTATGTTGGTTAATAGAACTTGTAATTGTTAGGCATGTTGCTGTCGATCATGTAAAGAGCCAGTTGAGGCCCATGTCCTATGTTTCACCCATCAGCAGGGAAATCTCACAATCAATGTTCGATGCCTTCCGGATATAATACTACCTGGGGAACGGGATGGCAAGATCTGGATGTGGCACCGATGCCTAAGGTGTGCCCATGTGGATGGAGTTCCACCAGCTACTCGTAGAGTGGTTATGTCAGATGCTGCCTGGGGACTTTCTTTTGGAAAGTTCTTGGAACTTAGCTTTTCAAACCATGCAACTGCTAATCGTGTTGCACCCTGTGGTCATTCATTGCAAAGGGACTGTCTCCGTTACTATGGGTAAATTCTATCAGATTTGGAGCTCTTGTTAAATTTCAATTGTTGAATGCCACATTAGTGGTTGTTGACAATCAAATTCAACAGGTTTGGGAGCATGGTTGCATTTTTCCGGTATTCCCCAATCGATATTCTTTCTGTTCATTTGCCACCGTCAGTGCTTGAATTCAATGGCCATGTTCAACATGAGTGGACAAAAAAAGAGGCTGCAGAGGTGTCTTTATGAAcctgaaattttatttacacAATTATTTTGAACTGATGCTAAATAAGTAAACATAAAGCCAATATAGTAGCTTTTGTGAGTATTTGGGATCACTATTTTAGTAACCTACTACCTTTTGCTACAGCTTGTCCATAAAATGGAGACCTTGTATGCCGAGATATCTGATGTACTTGATAGCTTGGAAGAAAAATGTAAGTCATTTGAAAATGAATGTTCGGACACGAATGACTTACAGGGCCACATCATGGAGCTGAAAGACTTgcttaaaaaggaaagaaatgaTTACAATGTATGTACTGACAATATTTAATATTCTCATTACAGGATTCCTGGTTTTTAACCTTGTAGAATGcctatattttcttattttgattttcaagTAATATTACTCTCAGCTTATAATTGTCTCCTCTTTAATAGGGTTTGCTTCAACCGGCTATTATGGAGACTTCACAGCCAGATTGGCTGGCTGGAGACATTCTGGAATTGAATCGCTTGAGACGCTCTCTTTTAGTTGGTTCACATGTTTGGGATCAGCGGCTTTGTTCATTGGACTCTCTCCTTAAAAAGAGTTCTATTTCAAAGGCTGCACAAGGGGATGCATCTTATGCCCAGCTGAAAGAGCTTAAGAGTGAGTTATCACATAAGGATGGCATGCTTGGTACTGGGTATGAGGATTCTGACTCTTCAAAATTACATGAGCCTCCTGGCAACAATTTGCAGTCAGAGCAGGCGCAGCCTAATGTACCACCCTTTGAACCTTCTGTTGCTGTAGACTCGATGTTAACCACACGTCATCATCATGTCAGAGTGGAGGAAAAACATTCAGATGGGGAAGTTAGTGTAAATAAGACACTAAGTGAAAGCTTATCCCCCAATGAGTCTACTCTATCTGAGAGAATAGATTCGGCTTGGACGGGTACTAATCAACCTGCAATGAAAGCTCAGCCTCATTCATCACATGCAGACGAACTCCAAGCTGGATCTGTCAGGCAGATTAGTCAAAATGATAATCCTCCTATTAGAAGGTTAATGTCACCAGTGAGAGtttattcttttgattctgCATTACGAGTCCAAGAAAGAATCCGGAAGGGATTGCCTCCCTCTTCCTTGCATTTGTCGGCTCTTAGATCTTTCCATGCCTCTGGAGATTACAGGAGTATGGTGAGAGATCCTCTTTCCAATGTAATGAGGACTTACTCCCAAATGCTGCCATGGGAGACACAGAAGTTAAACTTAACAGGCGGTTCCACACCATCATTTATCTCCTCCGCATCTCATATGGCTGAAGGTGCTCGGCTGCTGCTTACGCAAAATGGCCACAACGATTTAGTTATTGCCGTTTATGAAAATGAACCCACTAGTATAATTTCGTATGCCCTTAGTTCCAAGGAGTATAATGATTGGGTTGCTGATAAATTGAATGAGCATGAGGGAAGCTGGAGTACCCATGAGAGCAGTAAAGAAGATTCTGCAGTTTCCACCTTTTCTGCCTGGCAGTTGGAGTTTGATTATATCCATTATGGTAGTTATGGATCTGAAGATGCTTCATCATCTATGGGTACTTTTTTTAAGGATCCCAAAAGACCTCCTCATTTAACAATATCTTTTGAGGATGAGTTTTCAACTGGTGGAGGCAAAGTAAAGTTTTCAGTCACTTGTTATTTTGCCA
Protein-coding regions in this window:
- the LOC115973882 gene encoding putative 1-phosphatidylinositol-3-phosphate 5-kinase FAB1C — translated: MGIPDRSLINLIVKFSSWFSWVASDSKGFEMLTSDSKMGCCCECNMKLSQNSYSCRSCGRWVCGKCIRGGYELPVVELGSGGSMSIKRCKLCSGKGAEDVITGRKGGGSSKKVHPAVSPLESPRESPEPPSPPPPPPFFCSSGEGIRSESIRRDRLAHYLETREYGYSPNTMISSRSMMMLSSFSGHPSPESVRRSPYRSDEDEAEDSGKQFFSPSSEYCHDNSDIDSSSLRARHEFYSCRSVGSSPSDSPSRINFTSNRVGNSVQQGQEGSPYSQNVGPFNQPILAILRKPDLGSEDPDNNDDCSDDLAIFRNQNEKSERPLDFENNGLIWFPPLPDDENDEAESNFFSYDDDDDDIGDSGAMFSSSSSLVSVFPAKEKQNEGNKEPLRAVVHGHFRALVSQLLQGEGIKVGKENDVEDWLNIVTTLAWQAANFVKPDTSRGGSMDPVDYVKVKCAASGSPSESTLIKGVVCTKNIKHKRMTSQYKNPRLLLLGGALEYQKVPNELASFDTLLQQEKDHLKMIISKIETLRPNVLLVEKSVSSYAQEQLLAREISLVLNVKRPLLERIAQCTGAIITPSIDKISTARLGHCELFRLVRVSEEHETANQFNKKPSKTLMFFEGCPRRLGCTVLLKGTCRDELKKVKHVVQYAVFAAYHLSLETSFLADEGASLPKMTLKHSISVPERTTTPDLAISVVPNSLASTSCPALTDDSVQDEEIVGLNPEIEGLELLGRHLDPVHPTGSMNCRVGNAPTDACYDDIASCVGLESCTLNQCEDFKGPRVFPSVMRNLSQQEPQESMAQDETLAGEMNGSTRSERADENEVSSEYFSAAETHQSILVSFSSHCVLKGIVCERSRLLRIKFYGCFDKPLGRYLRDDLFVQACCCRSCKEPVEAHVLCFTHQQGNLTINVRCLPDIILPGERDGKIWMWHRCLRCAHVDGVPPATRRVVMSDAAWGLSFGKFLELSFSNHATANRVAPCGHSLQRDCLRYYGFGSMVAFFRYSPIDILSVHLPPSVLEFNGHVQHEWTKKEAAELVHKMETLYAEISDVLDSLEEKCKSFENECSDTNDLQGHIMELKDLLKKERNDYNGLLQPAIMETSQPDWLAGDILELNRLRRSLLVGSHVWDQRLCSLDSLLKKSSISKAAQGDASYAQLKELKSELSHKDGMLGTGYEDSDSSKLHEPPGNNLQSEQAQPNVPPFEPSVAVDSMLTTRHHHVRVEEKHSDGEVSVNKTLSESLSPNESTLSERIDSAWTGTNQPAMKAQPHSSHADELQAGSVRQISQNDNPPIRRLMSPVRVYSFDSALRVQERIRKGLPPSSLHLSALRSFHASGDYRSMVRDPLSNVMRTYSQMLPWETQKLNLTGGSTPSFISSASHMAEGARLLLTQNGHNDLVIAVYENEPTSIISYALSSKEYNDWVADKLNEHEGSWSTHESSKEDSAVSTFSAWQLEFDYIHYGSYGSEDASSSMGTFFKDPKRPPHLTISFEDEFSTGGGKVKFSVTCYFAKQFDSLRKKCCPSEVDFVRSLSRCQTWSAQGGKSNVYFAKSLDERFIIKQVTKTELDSFADFAPQYFKYLTESLSSRSPTCLAKILGIYQVSVKHLKGGKETKMDLMVMENLFFKRNISRVYDLKGSARARYNSDTTGTNKVLLDMNLLETLRTKPIFLGSKAKRSLERAVWNDTSFLASVDVMDYSLLVGVDDERKELVLGIIDFMRQYTWDKHLETWVKASGILGGPKNASPTIISPKQYKKRFRKAMTTYFLTVPDQWSS